The genomic window GAGCACCGGCACGATCCGGTCCGTCGCGGTCTCGGTGACGCGGCCCGCGGGGCCGGAGATCGAAATGGCCGCGGCGGTGGGGGAGTTGGGGACGGAGACGGCGAGGCAGCGGACGCCGATCTCCTGTTCGTTGTCGTCGATCGCGTAGCCGAGCCGGCGTACGTCCTCCAGCGCGGTCAGGAAGCCCTCGGGTGTGGTGATCGTCTTCTCCGTCGCGGCCGGCATGCCCGTACGGGCCAGCAGGGCGCGCACCTCGTCGGCCGGGAAGCCGGCGAGCAGGGCCTTGCCGACGCCGGTGGAGTGGGGGAGTACCCGGCGGCCCACCTCGGTGAACATCCGCATCGAATGCTTGGACGGCACCTGGGCGACGTACACGATCTCGTCGCCGTCGAGGAGCGCCATGTTCGCCGTCTCCCCGGTCTCCTCGACGAGGCGCGCGAGGTAGGGGCGCGCCCACGTGCCGAGCAGCCGGGACGCGGACTCGCCGAGGCGGATCAGGCGCGGGCCGAGGGCGTACCGCCGGTTGGGCTGCTGGCGTACGTAGCCGCAGACGACCAGCGTCCGCATCAGCCGGTGGATGGTCGGCAACGGCAGCCCGCTGCTCGCTGACAACTCGCTGAGGCCCACCTCGCCGCCGGCGTCCGCCATCCGCTCCAGCAGATCGAAGGCGCGCTCGAGGGACTGGACACCACCGGACGACGACTTGGTGGAGTCGGTGGTGCTGGCGCTGGCGCTGGACGTCGGCACGGGCGCGGTCCTTTCGGGGTGGCGGGCAAGGTCGCAGCCTACCGGGCAGTTCGTTGACTACTCGCGCGTGCGTCACTACGTTCTGTTTAGTGGAAGCCTAATTCCGTCTTGTGAAAACATCCAGAGTGGATGCATGGGTGCAGAGTGGAGGGGTGTGCCCTTGACGGCGCGGAAGCGGGGGTGAAAACTCCTTCAACAGAACGTTGAATTCCGTTACGCGGAAGTAAATACCGTTACGCGGAAGTGAACGGCGGTACGGCGAGAGGGGTCCCGGTGTCCGAGGCTGAACTGGTGTTGCGCTCGACGCGCGTCATCACCCCCGACGGGACGCGCCCCGCCGCGGTCGCCGTCGCGGACGGCAGGATCACGGCCGTACTCCCCTACGACGCCGACGTACCGTCCGGCGCGCGCCTGGAGGACCTCGGCGACCACGTCCTGCTGCCCGGCCTCGTCGACACCCATGTGCATGTGAACGACCCGGGCCGCACCCACTGGGAGGGCTTCTGGACCGCCACGCGCGCCGCGGCGGCCGGCGGCATCACCAGCCTCGTCGACATGCCCCTCAACTCCCTCCCGCCGACCACGACGGTCGACCACCTCCGTACGAAGCGCGAGGTCGCCGCCGACAAGGCCCACATCGACGTCGGCTTCTGGGGCGGTGCCCTGCCGGACAACGTCAAGGATCTGCGGCCGCTGCACGACGCCGGGGTCTTCGGCTTCAAGGCGTTCCTGTCGCCGTCGGGCGTGGACGAGTTCCCGCACCTCGACCAGGACGGGCTCGCCCGCTCCCTGGCCGAGATCGCCGGCTTCGGCGGACTGCTCATCGTCCACGCCGAGGACCCGCACCACCTCGACGCGGCCCCGCAGCGGAGCGGCCCGAGATACGCCGACTTCCTCGCCTCCCGTCCGCGCGACGCCGAGGACACCGCCATCGCGGCCCTCATCGCCCAGGCCCGGCGGCTCGACGCGCGCGTCCACGTCCTCCACCTGTCCTCCGGCGACGCGCTGCCGCTGATCGCCGAGGCCAAGGCCGAAGGCGTCCGCATCACCGTCGAGACCTGCCCGCACTACCTCACCCTCACTGCCGAGGAAGTCCCGGACGGGGCAAGCGAGTTCAAGTGCTGCCCGCCGATCCGTGAGTCCGCCAACCAGGATCGTCTCTGGCAGGCCCTCGCCGACGGCACGATCGACTGCGTCGTCACCGACCACTCCCCGTCGACCGCCGACCTGAAGACCGACGACTTCGCCACCGCCTGGGGCGGCATCTCCGGCCTGCAGCTGAGCCTCGCGGCGGTCTGGACGGAGGCCCGCGAGCGCGGCCACGGCCTGGAGGACGTGGTCCGCTGGATGTCGTCACGCACGGCCGAACTGGTCGGCCTCGACGACCGCAAGGGCGCCATCGAGGCGGGCCGTGACGCCGACTTCGCCGTCCTCGCCCCCGACGAGACCTTCACCGTCGACCCGGCCGCACTCCACCACCGCAACCGCGTCACGGCGTACGCCGGCAAGACCCTGTACGGCGTGGTCAAGTCCACCTGGCTGCGCGGCGAACCCATCGTCGTGGACGGCGAGTTCACCGACCCGAAGGGACAGCTCCTCACCCGCACCCCTTGATTCTCCGCCAAGCTCTCGACTTCGCTCGACCAGGGGCCCCCAATCCCGCACCCGCAGCGGCCGACAACCGAAAGGCAGACCTGATCATCGTGACGGCGCAGCATCACTCCCCGTCGGCGAGCTTCACCGGCGACGCGAACCCGTACGGCGGCGGCGACCCGTACGCGGACTACCGCACCGCCGACTTCCCCTTCACCCGGTTCGCCGACCTCGCCGACCGCAGGCTCGGCGCCGGTGTCGTCGCCGCCAACGACGAGTTCTTCGCCCAGCGCGAGAACCTGCTGGTGCCCGAGCGTGCCGAGTTCGACCCCGAGCACTTCGGGCACAAGGGCAAGATCATGGACGGCTGGGAGACCCGGCGCCGCCGGGGCGCCTCGGCCGAGCACCCCTGGCCGACGGCCGAGGACCACGACTGGGCGCTGGTCCGCCTGGGAGCGCCCGGCGTGATCCGCGGGATCGTCGTCGACACGGCCCACTTCCGGGGCAACTACCCGCAGGCGGTGTCCGTCGAGGGCGCGTGTGTGCCCGGTTCCCCGTCGCCGGAGGAGCTGCTGGCGGACGACGTGAAGTGGACGACCCTTGTCCCGCGCACCCCGGTCGGCGGCCACGCGGCGAACGGCTTCGCGGTCTCGGTCGAGCAGCGCTTCACCCATCTCCGCGTGAACCAGCACCCCGACGGCGGCATCGCCCGCCTCCGCGTCCACGGCGAGGTGGTCCCGGACCCGGCCTGGCTGGCCGCCCTCGGTACCTTCGACGTGGTCGCCCTGGAGAACGGCGGCCAGGCCGAGGACGCCTCCAACCTCTTCTACTCACCCGCCACCAACACCATCCAGCCCGGCCGCGCCCGCGTGATGCACGAGTGCTGGGAGACCCGCCGCCGCCGCGACCAGGGCAACGACTGGATCCGCTACCGCCTGGCCGCCCAGTCCGAGATCCGCGCCCTGGAGATCGACACGGCCTACCTCAAGGGAAACGCGGCCGGCTGGGCCACGGTCTCCGTCCGCGACGGCGACGAGGGCGACTGGCGGGAGATCCTCCCCCGCACCCGCCTCCAGCCCGACACCAACCACCGCTTCCTCCTCCCCACCCCCGCGATGGCCACCCACGCCCGCATCGACATCTACCCCGACGGCGGCATCTCCCGCCTCCGCCTCTTCGGCTCCCTGACGGAAGAGGGCGCGACCCGCTTGGAGGCTCGTCACCAGGAACTGGGCGGCTGAGCAGACAGGGGGCGAAGCCCCCGTCTGCCAGGGGCGCGGGGAACCGCGCGACAGGCCACGAGGCTCCGGCACATGTCCGCGCACACCAGCCGCCCCCGCGCCCCCTCAGCACCCCTTACGCGGCGTATCCACCGTCCACAGAGAACTCCGCCCCGGTCACGTACTCCGCCCCCGCCAGATACGCCACCATCCCCGCCACCTCGGCCACCGTCCCGAACCGCCCCAGCGCGGTCATCCCCGCCTGCCCCGCCGCGTACGGCCCATCTGCCGGATTCAGATCCGTGTCGATCGGCCCGGGATGGACGATGTTCGCGCTGATCCCCCGTCCGCCCAGCTCCCTGGCCAGCGCCTTCGTCAACCCGACCAACGCCGACTTGCTCATCGCGTAGAGCGTCCCGCCAGGCTCCGGCACCCGCTGCGTCATACACGTCCCGACGGTGATGATCCGACCACCGCGTCCCATCCGGGCCGCGGCGGCCCGGGACGTCAGAAACACGCCCCGCACATTCACGGCGAGCACCCGGTCCACCTCGGCGAGCGGCAGGCTCTCCAGCGGCCCCAGCACCCCGACCCCGGCGTTGTTCACGAGCACGTCCAGCCCGCCCAGCGCCTCGGCCGCCAGCCCCACCGCGCCCGCCGCCTCCCCGGCGTCCCCGGCGTCCGCCCGCAGGGCCACTCCCCGCCGCCCGAGGGCCTCCACGGCCCGTACGACCTCCTCGGCCGCCTCCTTGCCCCGCACATACGTGACGGCCACGTGCGCGCCCTCCCGGGCCAGCCGCACCGCCGTCGCGGCCCCGATGCCACGGCTGCCACCGGTCACGAGGGCGACCTTGCCGTTCAGAGGTGTGGCGCGGTCCAGGACGTCGCTGTCGTTCAGAGGTGTGGCGCGGTCCAGGACGTCGCTGTCGTTCAGGTTTCCGTTCGCAGTAGTCATGTCCCCCATCCCACCGGCAGCCCCGCCCCACCGCTGGCGGCGAACGGACGTCGACCTCCCGCCGGAGCCGTCCGGAGCGCTTCCGGGCCCCGCATCCTCGGACCACCGATGAGTTGCGGGCGCCACCGGGGTCTGCCCTGATGACAACAGACCCCACCACGGAGCACGAAAGCAGGCACCCCGCCATGGGCAAGCTCTCCCTCACCTCCTTCGTCACCCTCGACGGCGTCTACCAGGCCCCCGGCGGCCCCAACGAGGACCGCCGCGACGGCTTCGAGCACGGCGGCTGGAGCGTCCCGTACGGGGACGAGGACTTCGGACGGTTCATCGACGGAGTCTTCGGCCGCGTCGGCGCCTTCCTGCTGGGCCGCAGGACGTACGACATCTTCGCCGCCCACTGGCCGAAGGTCACCGACCCGGCCGACCCGGTCGCGGGGAGGCTCAACTCCCTGCCGAAGTACGTCGTTTCGAACACCATCACCCACCCCGAATGGAGCGGTACGACCGTGCTCTCCGGTGACCTCGCCAAGGAGGTCACCGCCCTCAAGGAGCGTACCGACGGCGAGGTGCAGGTCCACGGCAGCGGGGACCTCGCCCAGTCGCTGCTCGCCCTCGACCTGGTCGACACCTTGCACCTGCTGACGTTCCCGGTCGTCCTCGGCGCCGGCCGCCGCCTCTTCGCCGAGGGCGCCCTCCCGACGGCGTTCCGTCACGCCGGGGGCAGCATCACGAGCACCGGCGTGTCGATCCAGACGTACGAGCTCGCCGGGCGCCCGGAATACGGCACGTACGAACTCCCGGAGAACGCCTGACCTGCGACGGGCCCTGCCCGCGGTCGACGGTGTGAAGATCGCGGGCACCCCCGTGAACTCCGGTTAACTCCCGGAAAACTTAACGGACGTGCCCGGAAAATCATGGAACTTGTCATTGACATGCCACTGTCTACGCGCGTCATCATGGGGCCATGAGATTCCCCCCACGCGCACCACGCATCGGAGCGGCAGCCGCCCTCCTGTCCGCCCTCCTGGTGGGCGGCACGGTCGCCGCAGGCCCGGCCGGCGCCGCCACGACCGCCGTCGGCAGCATCTGCTACAGCGACCTGCCGTCGCAGGCGTACACCACGCTCAACCTGATCGCCCAGGGCGGCCCGTACCCGTACTCGCAGGACGGGAGCGTCTTCCAGAACCGGGAACGCATCCTGCCGGCGCAGTCCACCGGCTACTACCACGAGTACACGGTGAAGACCCCCGGCTCCTCCACCCGCGGCGCCCGCCGCATCGTCACCGGTGAGGACTACCAGGAGGACTACTACACGGCGGACCACTACGCGTCCTTCGACCTGGTCGACTACGACTGCTGATCAGGCAGATCCGGCACCACCCGTCCTGACCGATCCGGCACCACCCACCTGACCGATCCGGCACCACCCCACCTGACCGTCTGTTCGTCCCCCACCGGACAGACGGTCAGGTGGGCCGCCGGTCGCTCGCTCCCTCGGACGGTCACCCGGATTTCCGGCTCTCGGCCGCCGCGAACAGGGCGAGCGCCAGGACGATCAGCGCGATGCTCGCATAGATCTCGTAGCCGTCCAGGGCGCTCCACCGCTGCGTCACCCCCCACCGCAGCTTGCCGGTGAGTTCGTACACCAGACCGCCGGAGCCCTGCAGCAGGGCGATGAACCCGAGAAACTCCAACAACTGCTTCATGTCCCAGATCCTCGCCCCGCGGTCCCCCCACATTCATCGGCCGCGGGGCGAGGCCGGTCCGACGGGAGTGCCGATCCGCGGTGCGGCGGGCCGCCGAAAGTCGACGAGGTCACGACTTTGGTCGCGATCACCGGCTGAGGGAGGTGGCGGAGGCCGTCGCTGCATAGATTTGTCGACCATGAGTGGTGACAAGCCGGTACCCGAGCCGCCGACCTTTCCGGGACGGAGCTGGCTGTTGCCGTCGGCGTTGCTCGACGCCGACCACGACCCCGAGAACGGACACCCCGGACGGCCGCCCAAGCGCACCGCGCGCGACTGGGTCGTCGACTTCACCTGCTTCCTGCTGGCCGTGTTCATCGGTCTCCTGGGTGTGGAAACGGTCAGGAGCGAGCCCGACCTGCCGCAGGCCTTCGCCGTCGTCGACCAGGTGCTCGGCGCGCTCGCCTGCGCCGCCGTCTGGCTGCGCCGCCGCTGGCCGGTCGGCCTCGCCGTGGCGATGGTCCCGGTCTGCTTCGTGTCCAACACCGCGGGCGGCGCCGGCCTCGTCGCCCTCTTCACCCTCACGGTGCACCGGCCCTTCCGCCACGTGGCCTGGGTGGCCGGCGCCTCCGTCGCGCTGATCCCGCTGTTCTTCTGGCTGCGGCCGGACCCCGAAGTCAGCTATCCCTGGGCGGTGTTCCTGGCCGCGCTGCTCACCGCCGCGATCGTCGGCTGGGGCATGTTCGTGCGCTCCAAGCGGCAGCTCATGCTGAGCTTCCGGGACCGCGCCAGACGGGCCGAGACGGAGGCGGCGCTCCGGGCCGAACAGGCGCAACGGCTCGCCCGTGAAGACATCGCGCGGGAGATGCACGACGTCCTGGCACACCGCCTGACGCTGCTGAGCGTGCACGCGGGCGCGCTGGAGTTCCGGCCCGACGCGCCCCAGGCCGAGATCGCCCGCGCGGCGGGTGTCATCCGGGAGAGCGCCCACGAGGCCCTGCAGGACCTGCGGGAGATCATCGGCGTGCTGCGCGCGGGCGAGCCCGACGACGCGGACCGGCCCCAGCCGACGCTCGCCGCGCTCGACACCCTCGTCTCCGAGTCCCGCGAGGCCGGTATGAAGGTCGTCCTCGACCACGACGTCACCGACCGCGCCGCCGTCCCCGCCGCCGTCGGCCGCACCGCCTACCGCATAGCCCAGGAGTGCCTGACCAACGCCCGCAAGCACGCGCCCGGCGCCGAGGTCACCGTCACCGTCTCGGGCGCTCCGGGCGACGGACTCACCGTCTCCGTACGCAATCCGCCGCCTTCGGGGGAGGTCCCGCCCGTCCCCGGCTCCGGCCAGGGCCTCATCGGCCTCACCGAGCGCGCCACGCTGGCCGGGGGCCGTCTGGACCACGGGCCCGACCAGGACGGCGGGTTCGGCGTGCGGGCCTGGCTGCCCTGGGGCTGAACCCGGGCAAACGGCGTGCGCGACGCCATCTCGTCCCCCATCATGGCCAGTTGACTCGTACGACACGGGCGGGCCATACGGCACCGGGCGCCTCGGGAGGGACAGCGGAGTGAGTTTCGGGGGACACGATCCGTACCAGCCGCCCTGGCAGCCGAACGGAGGACCGTACCCCCCGGCTCCTCCGCCGTCCCCGGGACCGTATGTGCCGCCCCAGCCGGGCCCGCCGCCGTACGGCCCGTATCCCCCTCACCCATACGGCCCGTACCCGCCGCCCACCCTGTGGCGGATGCTGCGGGAGGACGACTGGCCGCCGTTGGGGCGGTTCCTCAGCGGGCTCCGGCTGCACGGCTGTCTGTGGGCTCTGGCCGCCATGTGCGCCTGGCCGCTGGTGGTCGGTCTGCTGGTGGGCTACCCGCTGGCCCGCTCGGCCCGCCGCCCGGCCCGGCGGATCTTCCCCTCCCGGGCCCGGCACCGTGTCGCGGACGACGGTGTGGCGCGGGTGCAGCGGACCCGGGCCTGGACGGCCACCGTCATGTCCCTGCTGATCCTGGCGGCGTACGGCAGGCCCGAGGACGTGGACCAGGCGCAGCAGCAGTTCATGATGCGGCTGACCATCACGCCCTGGCTGCTGCTCCTCAGCGCGCCCATGGTCGTCGCGGCCCTCTTCCGCTGGTCGTCGCCGACCGCGAGACGAGCCATGCGCCCCCATCTGCGCACCGCCGGGAAATCGGCCCTGTGGTACGTCGGCGCCTTCACGATGGTCCCGCTCCTCATCGGGGCGATCTACTACGCGGACAAGCACATGGGGGAGGACGTGGGCCGCTGGGGGCCACTCGTCCTCCTCCTGCCGCTGCTCTGGGTGCTGCTCTTCATCGCCTTCGCCTCCGGGCCCGCCGTACGCAGCGCCTTCAACACCGCCGATGTGCACCCGGCGCTCCCGGCGCTGCTCACCGGTGCCCTGGTGTGGGAGTTCGCCGCCATCAACCTGGCCGTCGGCGGGCTGCCGCCGGGACCGCCCCTGGTCCAGCTCACCGCCCTCATCGGCGGCCCGGCTTCGGTGTCGGCCGTCGCGTGGTGGGAGGTACGCCGCCTGCGCACCCGGTACGGGGTACGGCTGCGCGGCTGAGGGGGACCGGCGCCGATCGAGCGGTACGTGGCAGGGCCGATGCCGGTCGCCCGAGAGGCCCGCGCCCGTCCGTTCAAGCCGTCCGTGGCCGACCGGCCCGGTGCCCCCGTCCGTTCAAGCAGACCATGGCCGACCGGCCCGGCGCCCACGTCCGTTCAAGCCGTCCGCGGCACCACGCGCTGCCCCGCCGACCCGTACACCCACGCCGACGCCTCGTCGATGAAGTCGCCGGGGAAGCCGAGGCGGAAGCCGGTGGCCTCCTCCAGCCGGGCCAGCATGTCCTCGGGGAGGACGAGCCGGGCGGCGCCGAGGTTGTCCATGAGCTGTTCGACGCGACGGGCGCCGAGGATGGGGTGCACGGCGGGGGAGTGGGCCATGGTCCAGGCGATGGCGACCTGGGCCGGGGTGGCGTCGAGTTCGTCGGCGGCGGCCTGCACGGCCTCCGCCACCGCGCGCTCGCGTTCCCCGATCGCCTCGGCGGACAGCCGGGTCGCGGTGCCCGGCGCCACCCCGCCCGGGCGGGTGTACTTGCCGGACAGGACGCCGTTCTGCAGGGGGCTCCAGGCCGCGACCGACATGCCGAACGCCTCCGCCATCGGCAGCAGTTCACGCTCGATGTCCCGGTTGAGCAGGCTGTACGGCACCTGGAGCGCCGACAGCGGTGACCAACCCCGCCATTCGGCAAGGGTGTTGGCACGCGAGACCACCCACGCCGGGGCGTCCGAGATACCGACGTACAGCACCTTCCCGGACCGTACGGCGTCGTCCAGGGCGCGCATCGTCTCCTCGACCGGGGTGTTCCGGTCCCAGATGTGCACCCAGTAGATGTCGACGTAGTCCGTGCCCAGGCGCCGCAGGCTCGTCTCCAGGGACAGTGCGAGGTTCTTGCGGTGGTTGCCCGCGGCGTTGGGATCGGTGCCGTCGCGCGAGACGGTGTACTTGGTGGACAGCACGAACCGGTCGCGCCGCCCCTTGAGCAGCTCGCCGACGATGCGCTCGCTCTCCCCGCCCCGGTAGTTGACCGCGGTGTCGATCACATTGCCGCCGGCCTCCGCGTACACGTCGAGGATCCGCGCGCACTCCTCCCGGGGTGCTCCCACCCCGCCCTGCTCCCCGAACGTCATGGCGCCGAGGAACAGCTCGGAGACGCGGAGCCCGGTCCGGCCCAGGAGTCGGTAACGCACCCAAAACCTCCGTCAGTTGAATGCCGTACCGGCCGACACTAACGGGTCGGCGCACGACAAGGCGGTGCTCCGGGACGAAGCCCTCATTACGGTGGTGTCCATGACCGCGATCCGAACGGTGGGCCGATGACCGCGATCCGACTCCTCCTCGTCGACGACGACCCCCTCGTGCGCGCCGGACTGTCCTTCATGCTGGGCGGCGCCGACGACATCGAGATCGTGGGCGAGGCGGCCGACGGCGGCGAGGTGGACGCCCTCGTCGACCGTACGCGCCCCGACGTCGTCCTCATGGACATCCGGATGCCGACCGTCGACGGCCTCGCGGCCACCGAGCGGCTCCGCGGCCGCCCGGACGCGCCCCAGGTCGTGGTCCTCACCACGTTCCACGCCGACGACCAGGTCCTGCGCGCGCTGCGCGCGGGCGCCGCCGGATTCGTCCTCAAGGACACCCCGCCCGCCGAGATCGTCGAAGCGGTACGGCGTGTCGCGGCCGGTGCCCCCGTGCTCTCGCCCGCTGTCACCCGCCAGCTCATGGCACACGCCGCCGCCGGCGCCCCCGACACCCGCCGCACGAACGCCCGCTCCCGAGTCGCCGCCCTCAACGACCGCGAACGCGAGGTCGCCGTCGCCGTCGGCCGCGGCGCCTCCAACGCCGAGATCGCCACCGAACTCTTCCTGAGCGTCGCCACCGTCAAGACCCACGTCTCCCGCATCCTCGCCAAACTCGACCTCAACAACCGTGTGCAGATCGCCCTGTTGACGTACGACGCGGGATTGCTGGAGGAGGACGGGCACTAGGGCACTCAGGCGGGCACCAGGGCACTCATGGGCGGACCCGCGCGTTGTAAGGGCGAGGGGGGAACTCATGGGACGGATGAATGTGATCGATCTGGGGGAGTACGGGCCGCGGTTCACCGAGGACCCGTATCCCGTGTACGCCGAGCTGAGGGCGCTCGGGCCGGTGCACCGGGTGCGGCTGCCGAAGCCCGACGTCCATCACGAGGTCTGGCTCGTGGTGGGGTATGAGGAGGCACGGGCGGCGCTCGCCGATCCCCGGCTGTCGAAGGACCCCGCGAAGATCGGTGTGACCTTCCTCGACGAGGAGCTGATCGGCAAGTATCTGCTGGTCAGCGACCCGCCCCAGCACACACGGCTGCGCGGGCTGATAGCCCGGGAGTTCACCGCCCGCCGGGTCGAGCAACTGCGACCGCGGGTCCAGGAGATCACCGGCTCGCTGCTGGACGCGATGCTGCCGCTCGGCCGAGCCGACCTGGTGGAGTCGTTCGCGCACCCGCTGCCGCTCACCGTCATCTGCGAGCTGCTCGGCGTGCCCGAGTTGGACCGGGCGGCCTTCCGCAAGCTGTCGACGGAGGCGGTGGCGCCGACCAGCGGCGAGAGCGAGTACGAGGCCTTCGTCCAACTCGCCGCCTACCTCGGCGAGTTGATCGAGGACAAGCGGTGCTCCCCGCCGGCCGACGACCTGCTGAGCGCACTGATCCGGACGACGGACGAGGGCGGCGACCGGCTGTCACCGGCCGAGCTGCGCGGTATGGCCTTCATCCTCCTCATCGCCGGCCACGAGACCACGGTCAACCTCATCACCGGCGCCGTCCACGCGCTCCTCACCCACCCGGAGCAACTCGCCGAGGTACGGGCCGACATGAGCCTCGTCGACGCGGTCGTGGAGGAGACCCTGCGTCACGAGGGCCCGGTGGAGAACGCGACGTTCCGCCATGCCGCCGAGCCGCTGGACATCGGTGGTACGGCCATCCCGGCGGGCGACTCGGTCATGATCGGCCTGGCCGCCGCCGACCGCGACGGCAGCCGGTACCCCGCCCCCGACCACTTCGACATCCACCGCGACACCCGCGGCCACCTCGCCTTCGGCCATGGCATCCACTACTGCCTGGGCGCGCCCCTGGCCCGCCTGGAGGCCCGCACAGCGCTCCGCGCCCTCCTGGAACGCTGCCCCGACCTTGCCCTCGACGGCCCACCGGGCGACTGGCTGCCGGGAATGCTGATACGCGGGGTACGGAGCCTGCCGGTGCGCTGGTGAGGAGTGTTTCTCGCCCCCGCCGCCTCTACCGGTCGCGTCCCCGGGGGCGCTGCCGCGATGGGAGACGCCGGGGCTCGGCTGGATGTTTTCAGGGGCGCGGGGAACTGCACGACAAGCCACGACGATCCCGCAGCCACACACCCTCCCAAGCCCCTACTGCACTCAAGGGAAACGGGGTCCGGGGCGGAGCCCCGTGAAAGGGGCGCGGGGTGGCAGGGGCGGCAGCGCCCCTGGGGACGGGACGGGCAGGGGCGGCGGGGGCGGAAACTCCCTGGCCCCAGCCCGGCGGCTAGTCCCGGCCCCCCGGAATCTCCCCCAGGTTCACCGGCCGGTGCTCCAGGCGGGACAGCTCGCACGCCTCGGCGATCCGGAGCGCCTGGAGGGCCTCACGGCCGTCGCAGGGGTTGGCCCGCTCACCCCGCACCACCTCGACGAAGGCGGCGATCTCGGCCTCGTACGCGGCGGCGAAGCGCTCCAGGAAGCCCGTCCACGGCTTGTCGGCGGGCGGCGGCCCGGTCGGCTCCGTGGACGCGACCGGCGTACGGTCGTCCAGGCCGACCACCACGGTGTCCAGCTCCCCGGCCAGCTCCAGCCGCACGTCGTACCCGGCCCCGTTCACCCGCGCCGCCGTGGCCGTGACCAGCGTCCCGTCCTCCAGCGTGAGCACGACGGCCGCCGTGTCGAGGTCGTGCGCCTCCCGGAACATCGGGTGCCCGACGTCCGACCCGGTGGCGTACACGGTGGCGACCTCGCGCCCCGTCACCCACCGCACGATGTCGAAGTCGTGGATCAGGCAGTCCCGGTAGATCCCTCCGGAGATATGCAGGTACTCCGCGGGCGGCGGCGTCTGGTCGGCTGTCAGCGCCCGTACGGTGTGCAGCCGCCCGAGCCGACCCGCGCGCACCGCCTCCCGGGCGGTGACATAACCGGAGTCGAAACGGCGCTGGAAGCCCATCTGCAGCACGGTCCCGGCCGCGTCGACCTCGGCCAGCGCGCTTAAGGTGCCCGGCAGGTCCACGGCGATGGGTTTCTCGCAGAAGACCGGGAGTCCCGAGCGTGCTGCCCGACCGATCAGTTCGCCGTGGGCCGAGGTCGCGGCCGTTATGACGACGGCGTCCACACCCCAGGTGAAGATCTCGTCGACGCCCGGCGCCGCCGTCTCGCCGAGGCGATCCGCGAGGTCATGGGCCCGAGCCCTGTCGACGTCCGTGATGATCAGAGAGCCGACATCACGGTGGCGGCTGAGCGTGGTCGCGTGAAACGTTCCGAT from Streptomyces sp. DSM 40750 includes these protein-coding regions:
- a CDS encoding IclR family transcriptional regulator; this translates as MPTSSASASTTDSTKSSSGGVQSLERAFDLLERMADAGGEVGLSELSASSGLPLPTIHRLMRTLVVCGYVRQQPNRRYALGPRLIRLGESASRLLGTWARPYLARLVEETGETANMALLDGDEIVYVAQVPSKHSMRMFTEVGRRVLPHSTGVGKALLAGFPADEVRALLARTGMPAATEKTITTPEGFLTALEDVRRLGYAIDDNEQEIGVRCLAVSVPNSPTAAAISISGPAGRVTETATDRIVPVLQQVAAELSEALATSGANG
- the allB gene encoding allantoinase AllB → MSEAELVLRSTRVITPDGTRPAAVAVADGRITAVLPYDADVPSGARLEDLGDHVLLPGLVDTHVHVNDPGRTHWEGFWTATRAAAAGGITSLVDMPLNSLPPTTTVDHLRTKREVAADKAHIDVGFWGGALPDNVKDLRPLHDAGVFGFKAFLSPSGVDEFPHLDQDGLARSLAEIAGFGGLLIVHAEDPHHLDAAPQRSGPRYADFLASRPRDAEDTAIAALIAQARRLDARVHVLHLSSGDALPLIAEAKAEGVRITVETCPHYLTLTAEEVPDGASEFKCCPPIRESANQDRLWQALADGTIDCVVTDHSPSTADLKTDDFATAWGGISGLQLSLAAVWTEARERGHGLEDVVRWMSSRTAELVGLDDRKGAIEAGRDADFAVLAPDETFTVDPAALHHRNRVTAYAGKTLYGVVKSTWLRGEPIVVDGEFTDPKGQLLTRTP
- the alc gene encoding allantoicase yields the protein MTAQHHSPSASFTGDANPYGGGDPYADYRTADFPFTRFADLADRRLGAGVVAANDEFFAQRENLLVPERAEFDPEHFGHKGKIMDGWETRRRRGASAEHPWPTAEDHDWALVRLGAPGVIRGIVVDTAHFRGNYPQAVSVEGACVPGSPSPEELLADDVKWTTLVPRTPVGGHAANGFAVSVEQRFTHLRVNQHPDGGIARLRVHGEVVPDPAWLAALGTFDVVALENGGQAEDASNLFYSPATNTIQPGRARVMHECWETRRRRDQGNDWIRYRLAAQSEIRALEIDTAYLKGNAAGWATVSVRDGDEGDWREILPRTRLQPDTNHRFLLPTPAMATHARIDIYPDGGISRLRLFGSLTEEGATRLEARHQELGG
- a CDS encoding SDR family NAD(P)-dependent oxidoreductase; this encodes MTTANGNLNDSDVLDRATPLNDSDVLDRATPLNGKVALVTGGSRGIGAATAVRLAREGAHVAVTYVRGKEAAEEVVRAVEALGRRGVALRADAGDAGEAAGAVGLAAEALGGLDVLVNNAGVGVLGPLESLPLAEVDRVLAVNVRGVFLTSRAAAARMGRGGRIITVGTCMTQRVPEPGGTLYAMSKSALVGLTKALARELGGRGISANIVHPGPIDTDLNPADGPYAAGQAGMTALGRFGTVAEVAGMVAYLAGAEYVTGAEFSVDGGYAA
- a CDS encoding dihydrofolate reductase family protein — its product is MGKLSLTSFVTLDGVYQAPGGPNEDRRDGFEHGGWSVPYGDEDFGRFIDGVFGRVGAFLLGRRTYDIFAAHWPKVTDPADPVAGRLNSLPKYVVSNTITHPEWSGTTVLSGDLAKEVTALKERTDGEVQVHGSGDLAQSLLALDLVDTLHLLTFPVVLGAGRRLFAEGALPTAFRHAGGSITSTGVSIQTYELAGRPEYGTYELPENA
- a CDS encoding ribonuclease domain-containing protein, translating into MRFPPRAPRIGAAAALLSALLVGGTVAAGPAGAATTAVGSICYSDLPSQAYTTLNLIAQGGPYPYSQDGSVFQNRERILPAQSTGYYHEYTVKTPGSSTRGARRIVTGEDYQEDYYTADHYASFDLVDYDC
- a CDS encoding sensor histidine kinase, translated to MSGDKPVPEPPTFPGRSWLLPSALLDADHDPENGHPGRPPKRTARDWVVDFTCFLLAVFIGLLGVETVRSEPDLPQAFAVVDQVLGALACAAVWLRRRWPVGLAVAMVPVCFVSNTAGGAGLVALFTLTVHRPFRHVAWVAGASVALIPLFFWLRPDPEVSYPWAVFLAALLTAAIVGWGMFVRSKRQLMLSFRDRARRAETEAALRAEQAQRLAREDIAREMHDVLAHRLTLLSVHAGALEFRPDAPQAEIARAAGVIRESAHEALQDLREIIGVLRAGEPDDADRPQPTLAALDTLVSESREAGMKVVLDHDVTDRAAVPAAVGRTAYRIAQECLTNARKHAPGAEVTVTVSGAPGDGLTVSVRNPPPSGEVPPVPGSGQGLIGLTERATLAGGRLDHGPDQDGGFGVRAWLPWG